GTATCTAGCATATCATCCTCAACCAGAGAAGCCCCGACTTCAAGTCCTTGAGCCTTCAAAAAGGTATACGCCATACCACCACCAATGATAAGCGTATCCACTTTGTTCAAAAGACTCTCCAATACAGCGATCTTGGAAGAAACCTTGGCACCTCCCACAATAGCCACAAAGGGTTTTGTGGGATTCTTTACCACTTTTTCCTCAAGGAATTCAAGCTCTTTTTCCATCAAGAAACCAGCAACAGCGGGAAGAAATTTTGCCACATCCGTCGTCGAGGCATGGGCACGATGTGCTGTTCCAAAGGCATCATTGACATACACATCCCCATAAGAAGCCAGTTCTTTTGCCATTTTTTCTCTCTCGGCAGCATCTTTCGAGGTTTCCTCTGGATGGAATCGGGTGTTTTCCAGCATGAGAACTCCACCCTCGGGAAGACTGTCCACCATTGCTTTGACCTCCGGTCCCATACAGGAAGGGGCAAGCTTCACCTCTTTGCCGAGAAGCTTGCTCAGATGGGCTGCCACAGGGGCCATTTTATGCTTCCCTTCGATGTATTTCTTTTCATCAAAGGGCTTGCCTTCCTTCTCGGCTTTCTCCTTTGCCTTTTGCATGTCCTTTTTGGGATCCCCAAGGTGAGACATCAGAACAAGACTCTTGGCACCTTGTTTCAAAACGTACTCAATCGTTGGAAGAGCCGCCCTGATACGGGTATCATCCTGAATAACACCATCCTTCATGGGAACATTAAAATCCACACGCATCACGACACGTTTGCCTTTCAGAGCAATATCGCGTACCGTCTTCTTTGAAATAGCCATAAATATCCTCCTTTCTTTTCTTTCAAAACAAATAAGGAATTTTATTTTAGCGCAAAATCACAAAAAATACAAGTATATGAGAAAAAAGAAAAACAAAAACGTCATATTATGAGAGAAAAAATATTTCTTATTTTTAATTTTTTTAAAGGATCAGAGAGGCTCTTGCTGGCATGATGAGAAAACCCCACACAAGCCCGTTGCGTCAAATAAAAAAGTACTCGAAATTCGAATCATTGCCTCATAAAAAAAAGTACTCAAAAATCTCCATAGGCAGTTTTCTCTGAAGCGTTTTTACATTCTTTTTCTTTTGAAGGCTGAAAAGTTTTCTCTGGCAAGCTGTAATTTTTTGTCTTAGGTGAAACAAATCGAGAGCCTTATAAAGCCTTGTTAGGCGTTCCTTTTGTGCCTCACTTACATAAGAGCTTTCTAAAAGCCGCTGGTAGGGAGTTTTAATATCATCATGCTTCTTTTGCACCTTGCTTCCGATTCTCTTTTTCTCTGTCATTTTCATAACCGGTTGAAAAAAGTTGGCATAAAGCCTGAGATACGCATAGAGTCGGTTCAAGTAGTAGACTTCTTCCTCGGTATCGTAGCTGAAGTATCCAACATTCTGGCGGACTATGGAATAGTTTTTCTGCTCAACGTAGCAGTTATCATTGGAACGGGAGCTTCTCCCCTTGTAATTTTATCTGGTGCTTCTCACACCAATCACGCAG
This sequence is a window from Thermospira aquatica. Protein-coding genes within it:
- a CDS encoding phosphoglycerate kinase yields the protein MAISKKTVRDIALKGKRVVMRVDFNVPMKDGVIQDDTRIRAALPTIEYVLKQGAKSLVLMSHLGDPKKDMQKAKEKAEKEGKPFDEKKYIEGKHKMAPVAAHLSKLLGKEVKLAPSCMGPEVKAMVDSLPEGGVLMLENTRFHPEETSKDAAEREKMAKELASYGDVYVNDAFGTAHRAHASTTDVAKFLPAVAGFLMEKELEFLEEKVVKNPTKPFVAIVGGAKVSSKIAVLESLLNKVDTLIIGGGMAYTFLKAQGLEVGASLVEDDMLDTAKEILKKAEAKGVKLLLPLDNVVTQEFSPDAVYKIVERGQIEPGWMGMDIGPKTIETFKEALKGAKTVFWNGPLGVFEFPNFAKGTIAIAELLATLPDCITVIGGGDSVSAVNKAGVADKMSHISTGGGASLELVEGKVLPGVAALMDK